One genomic segment of bacterium includes these proteins:
- the rsmB gene encoding 16S rRNA (cytosine(967)-C(5))-methyltransferase RsmB, whose product MDRRRTAREVALEVLHRVDADRAWSGAALRAALGRAGLTPADEAFATELVYGTLRHRAQVDWALAQALHRRLDSLPPRIREVLRLGAYQLAFLSRVPARAACDETVELARRVGHPGTVSLVNAVMRRLAASPPAWPEAADTAEAIAVRWSHPEWLVARWLARFGPDETRALCAVNNETPPSWVRLNTLRGAIPELDGRLAALGIETQPSERLPEARRITAGAPDARDRAYAAGLVTPQDEGSMLVARLVAPRPGEVVIDACAAPGGKTTHLAALMEDRGRLLACDLLPQKLDTVARQCARLGVTCVETRALDAARLGEVWPEAAARVLVDAPCSGLGVLRRRPEIRWRVRPEDLAAITARQTRVLAGAAAAVRPGGRLVYSVCTIEPEEGPDVVAAFLAAQPAFAPAPIDDWPFATPAAPGGVFLYPHRTGTDGFFVAALRRAP is encoded by the coding sequence ATGGATCGTCGCCGCACCGCCCGAGAGGTGGCGCTAGAGGTTCTGCACCGCGTCGACGCCGACCGGGCCTGGAGCGGCGCTGCGCTTCGCGCGGCGCTCGGCCGCGCCGGCCTCACGCCGGCGGACGAGGCCTTCGCCACGGAGCTCGTCTACGGGACGCTCCGGCACCGCGCCCAGGTGGACTGGGCGCTCGCGCAGGCGCTCCATCGCCGCCTCGACAGCCTCCCGCCTCGCATTCGCGAGGTGCTGCGCCTTGGCGCGTACCAGCTGGCATTTCTTTCACGCGTGCCGGCGCGCGCGGCCTGCGATGAAACCGTCGAGCTGGCCCGGCGCGTCGGCCACCCCGGGACCGTATCGCTCGTCAACGCGGTGATGCGGCGGCTCGCGGCGTCGCCGCCGGCGTGGCCGGAGGCCGCCGACACCGCCGAGGCCATCGCCGTGCGGTGGTCGCATCCCGAGTGGCTCGTCGCGCGATGGCTCGCGCGGTTCGGTCCGGACGAGACCCGCGCGCTCTGCGCGGTGAACAACGAGACGCCGCCCTCGTGGGTGCGGCTCAACACGCTGCGCGGCGCGATCCCGGAGCTCGATGGGCGGCTCGCGGCGCTTGGCATCGAGACGCAGCCGTCGGAGCGCCTTCCCGAGGCCCGGCGGATCACGGCCGGCGCGCCCGACGCGCGGGACCGGGCGTACGCGGCGGGGCTCGTGACGCCGCAGGACGAAGGCTCGATGCTCGTCGCCCGGCTCGTGGCGCCGCGTCCGGGCGAGGTCGTGATCGACGCCTGCGCGGCGCCCGGGGGCAAGACGACCCACCTCGCCGCGCTGATGGAGGATCGCGGGCGCCTGCTGGCATGCGACCTTCTGCCGCAGAAGCTCGACACCGTGGCGCGCCAGTGCGCGCGGCTCGGCGTCACGTGCGTCGAAACGCGGGCACTCGACGCGGCCCGCCTCGGCGAGGTCTGGCCGGAGGCCGCCGCGCGCGTGCTGGTCGACGCGCCCTGCTCCGGGCTCGGCGTCCTCCGGCGCCGGCCGGAAATCCGGTGGCGCGTCCGCCCCGAGGATCTCGCGGCGATCACCGCGCGGCAGACCCGCGTGCTGGCGGGGGCCGCGGCGGCGGTCCGGCCGGGCGGGCGCCTCGTCTACAGCGTCTGCACGATCGAGCCGGAAGAGGGCCCCGACGTCGTCGCCGCGTTTTTGGCGGCCCAGCCTGCGTTTGCGCCGGCGCCCATCGACGATTGGCCGTTCGCGACGCCGGCGGCGCCCGGCGGGGTGTTCCTCTACCCGCACCGGACCGGTACCGACGGTTTCTTCGTTGCGGCGCTGCGGAGGGCGCCGTGA
- the fmt gene encoding methionyl-tRNA formyltransferase, with protein MKIVFFGTPEFAVPSLDAVLAVGEVAAVVTRADKPRGRGLRVEPPPVARAANEYALDVLQPASLRDPAFLARLRAFAPDVGVLVAYGRLVPPEVLAIPPHGIVNVHPSLLPRYRGAAPVPRTIAAGDIETGVTILYLSEELDAGDIILQKTVPIGPEDTTGTLTARLAGEGAALLAEALRLIEAGRAPRLPQDHARATWAPRLMREEGRIDWGRPAAVIVNLVRACDPWPGAFTFLRGHELKIWRATAAQGDAGAGTMVVGGPAAPGTVLRVPADDRTPLAVAAGEGVVHVHEVQPAAGRRMSAAAYARGRDLEPGVVLAGAAPRAPA; from the coding sequence GTGAAGATCGTCTTCTTCGGCACGCCCGAGTTCGCGGTGCCGTCGCTCGACGCGGTGCTGGCGGTCGGTGAGGTGGCCGCCGTCGTCACGCGCGCGGACAAGCCGCGCGGCCGCGGCCTCCGCGTGGAGCCGCCGCCCGTCGCGCGGGCGGCCAACGAGTACGCGCTCGACGTGCTGCAGCCCGCGTCCCTGCGCGACCCGGCGTTCCTCGCGCGGCTGCGCGCGTTCGCCCCCGACGTCGGCGTGCTCGTGGCCTACGGGCGGCTGGTGCCGCCGGAAGTCCTCGCGATCCCGCCGCACGGCATCGTCAACGTACACCCGTCGCTGCTGCCGCGGTACCGCGGGGCCGCGCCGGTCCCACGGACCATCGCGGCGGGCGACATCGAGACGGGCGTCACGATTCTCTACCTGTCCGAAGAGCTCGACGCCGGGGACATCATCCTCCAGAAAACCGTGCCGATCGGGCCCGAGGACACGACGGGGACCCTCACCGCGCGGCTCGCGGGAGAGGGGGCCGCGCTGCTCGCCGAGGCGCTGCGGCTCATCGAGGCCGGCCGCGCGCCGCGCCTGCCGCAAGATCACGCGCGCGCGACCTGGGCGCCGCGCCTTATGCGGGAAGAGGGCCGGATCGACTGGGGGCGGCCGGCCGCCGTGATCGTCAACCTGGTGCGGGCGTGCGATCCGTGGCCGGGAGCGTTTACCTTTCTGAGGGGTCACGAGCTCAAGATCTGGCGGGCGACCGCGGCCCAGGGAGACGCTGGCGCCGGCACCATGGTGGTCGGTGGGCCGGCGGCGCCGGGAACGGTGCTGCGCGTGCCGGCGGACGACCGTACCCCGCTTGCGGTGGCCGCGGGCGAGGGCGTGGTGCACGTGCACGAGGTGCAGCCGGCCGCGGGGCGCCGGATGAGCGCCGCCGCGTATGCCCGAGGCCGCGATCTGGAGCCCGGCGTCGTGCTCGCCGGCGCCGCGCCCCGCGCGCCCGCGTAG
- a CDS encoding zinc metallopeptidase — protein sequence MFFWDPTYIIVLPAVLLALYAQMRVRSTYAKYSQVAIGSGLTGAQAAAEILRRHGLSNVQIERIDGTLTDHYDPRTRVLRLSSDVYGGASVASVGVAAHESGHALQHADNYGPLALRSAIVPVTQFGSWLAWPIFLIGFFFHSGTFMQLGVLIFSAFVAFTVITLPVEFDASGRALRVLAAEHLVTDDELRGVRSVLGAAALTYVAAAATSILELLRLLLLMNMSRREE from the coding sequence ATGTTCTTCTGGGACCCTACCTACATCATCGTGCTACCGGCGGTCCTGCTGGCGTTGTACGCGCAGATGCGGGTCCGCTCGACGTATGCCAAGTACAGCCAGGTCGCAATCGGAAGCGGGCTGACCGGCGCCCAGGCGGCGGCCGAAATCCTGCGCCGTCACGGACTTTCGAACGTGCAGATCGAGCGGATCGACGGCACGCTCACCGACCACTACGATCCCCGCACGCGCGTGCTGCGGCTGTCGTCGGACGTCTACGGCGGCGCGTCGGTGGCTTCGGTCGGCGTCGCGGCGCACGAGTCCGGCCACGCGCTGCAGCACGCGGACAACTACGGGCCGCTCGCGCTGCGCTCGGCGATCGTGCCGGTGACGCAGTTCGGCTCGTGGCTGGCGTGGCCGATCTTCTTGATCGGGTTCTTCTTTCACTCCGGGACGTTCATGCAGCTCGGGGTCCTGATCTTCAGCGCGTTTGTCGCATTCACGGTGATCACGCTGCCGGTCGAGTTCGACGCGAGCGGCCGCGCGCTGCGGGTGCTGGCCGCGGAGCACCTCGTGACCGACGACGAGCTGCGGGGCGTCCGCTCCGTGCTCGGCGCCGCGGCCCTCACGTACGTCGCGGCCGCGGCCACCTCGATCCTCGAGCTGCTGCGGCTCCTGCTGCTGATGAACATGTCGCGGCGGGAGGAGTGA
- a CDS encoding FtsW/RodA/SpoVE family cell cycle protein, with protein sequence MAVPPAASAAPAPLPWVARRAAERGLVVAAGVLGALGLVAVHAAMYPAESWDPVVAGAVALAGFLVVHMALVIADNRGDEVLLPVAAALSAVGLVMIYRLRPDYAVRQAAWISLGLTSLLIALGTLTDLRWVRRYAYLCALTGIALLVLTVLIGVERNGARQWLVIGAFTLEPGEIVKLLLVAFFAGVLVENRPLLTLPGPRRWRADLGRLGPVLLVCVGSLLLLVFQRDLGLAMLYYGVFLAMLYVALGRLDYVLGGLLAFGAGATLCYHLFAHVRVRVDVWLNPWADAAGRGYQILQGLFALASGGLTGAGLGLGHPELMPASYTDMIFPAIGEELGAIGTFMVVALYLLFLGRAFRAAVQADGSLDRLVGAGLGAAIGIQTFVILAGSTRLIPLTGIPAPFLTYGGSAAVSNFIAVALLLAISDRGARAAAEERDGRTHP encoded by the coding sequence ATGGCCGTCCCTCCCGCGGCGTCCGCCGCGCCCGCGCCGCTGCCGTGGGTCGCGCGGCGAGCCGCCGAGCGAGGACTCGTGGTGGCCGCCGGCGTGCTCGGCGCCTTGGGCCTCGTCGCCGTGCACGCCGCGATGTATCCCGCGGAGTCGTGGGATCCCGTCGTCGCCGGCGCGGTGGCGCTGGCGGGATTTCTCGTCGTGCACATGGCGCTCGTCATTGCCGACAATCGGGGCGACGAGGTGCTGCTGCCGGTCGCCGCCGCGCTCTCGGCGGTGGGGCTCGTGATGATCTACCGGCTGCGGCCCGACTACGCCGTCCGGCAGGCCGCCTGGATCTCGCTTGGGTTGACGTCGCTGCTGATCGCCCTCGGGACGCTGACCGACCTGCGGTGGGTCCGGCGCTACGCCTACCTGTGCGCGCTCACCGGCATCGCGCTGCTGGTGCTGACCGTCCTGATCGGCGTGGAGCGGAACGGCGCGCGGCAGTGGCTGGTCATCGGCGCGTTCACGCTCGAGCCGGGTGAGATCGTCAAGCTGCTCCTCGTCGCGTTCTTTGCGGGGGTGTTGGTGGAAAACCGGCCGCTGCTCACACTGCCGGGACCGCGGCGCTGGCGCGCCGACCTCGGCCGCCTGGGCCCCGTGCTGCTCGTGTGCGTCGGGTCCCTGCTGCTGCTCGTCTTCCAGCGCGATCTCGGTCTGGCGATGCTGTACTACGGCGTGTTCCTCGCGATGCTCTACGTGGCGCTCGGCCGGCTCGACTACGTGCTCGGCGGCCTCCTGGCGTTCGGCGCCGGGGCGACGCTGTGCTATCATCTGTTCGCGCATGTGCGGGTGCGGGTCGACGTCTGGCTGAATCCCTGGGCGGACGCCGCGGGGCGCGGGTATCAAATTCTGCAGGGTCTATTCGCGCTCGCGAGCGGCGGTCTCACCGGGGCCGGGCTCGGCCTCGGGCACCCCGAGCTCATGCCGGCGTCCTACACCGACATGATCTTCCCGGCGATCGGGGAGGAGCTCGGCGCGATCGGCACGTTCATGGTGGTGGCGCTCTACCTGCTGTTCCTCGGACGGGCCTTCCGCGCCGCCGTGCAGGCGGACGGATCGCTCGACCGGCTCGTCGGGGCCGGCCTGGGGGCGGCGATCGGCATCCAGACCTTCGTCATTCTCGCCGGCAGCACCCGGCTGATTCCGCTGACGGGCATTCCGGCGCCGTTTCTCACCTACGGCGGCAGCGCGGCGGTGAGCAACTTCATCGCCGTCGCGCTGCTGCTCGCCATCTCGGACCGCGGCGCGCGCGCCGCGGCGGAAGAGCGCGATGGTCGGACGCACCCGTAA
- the rlmN gene encoding 23S rRNA (adenine(2503)-C(2))-methyltransferase RlmN has protein sequence MTAAAPAAAPLSAAGPATPDLRGLLLPELTDLARGLGAPAYRGRQIARWVYGRGVEDISEMTDLPITFRERLGGAARIGTLTVRRSTDAADGSATKLLAACGDGQTVECVLMRFDDGRRSACVSTQAGCAMGCAFCATGLGGFARNLTAGEIISQALAIRARADRRLSNVVFMGMGEPLANYEATVRAARILAAPWGLGIGMRHLTISTVGLVPQIRRLAGEGLQITLAVSLHAPTDALRRRLVPVTERYPIAELMAACRDYLAATGRRLTFEYVLIDGVNDGDAEGRALGRLLRGLLCHVNVIPLNPVPGIPLRRPAVARVRAFARCVRAAGIPVTVRIERGTEIQAACGQLRLADGSGRASRWTPADRLPANSPATVRSKPARRAMPAAGGAPARGREGRA, from the coding sequence GTGACCGCCGCAGCGCCGGCGGCGGCGCCGCTTTCGGCGGCCGGTCCCGCGACGCCGGATCTACGCGGGCTTCTGCTGCCGGAGCTGACCGATCTCGCCCGGGGGCTCGGCGCGCCCGCCTACCGCGGCCGGCAGATTGCCCGGTGGGTCTACGGCCGCGGTGTGGAAGATATTTCGGAGATGACGGATCTGCCCATCACGTTCCGGGAACGGCTCGGCGGGGCGGCGCGCATCGGGACCCTGACGGTCAGGCGGTCCACAGATGCGGCCGACGGATCCGCGACGAAGCTGCTGGCCGCGTGCGGAGACGGCCAGACGGTGGAGTGTGTGTTGATGCGGTTCGACGACGGCCGGCGCAGCGCGTGTGTCAGCACTCAGGCCGGCTGCGCCATGGGCTGCGCCTTTTGCGCGACCGGGCTGGGCGGCTTCGCCCGCAATCTCACCGCCGGCGAGATCATCAGTCAGGCGCTGGCCATCCGCGCGCGCGCCGACCGGCGGCTCAGCAATGTGGTGTTCATGGGCATGGGGGAGCCGCTGGCGAATTACGAGGCGACGGTGCGCGCCGCGCGCATTCTCGCCGCGCCGTGGGGGCTCGGCATCGGGATGCGCCACCTGACGATCTCCACCGTCGGCCTCGTGCCGCAGATCCGCCGGCTCGCGGGCGAGGGTCTACAGATCACGCTGGCGGTCTCGCTGCACGCGCCCACCGACGCGCTGCGTCGGCGGCTCGTGCCGGTGACCGAGCGCTATCCAATCGCCGAACTCATGGCCGCGTGCCGCGACTATCTCGCGGCGACGGGACGCCGGCTCACGTTCGAGTACGTGCTGATCGACGGCGTCAACGACGGCGATGCGGAGGGGCGCGCGCTCGGCCGGCTCCTGCGCGGCCTCCTGTGCCATGTGAACGTGATCCCGCTCAACCCTGTGCCCGGCATCCCGCTCCGCCGGCCCGCGGTCGCCCGCGTCCGTGCCTTCGCCCGCTGCGTACGCGCGGCCGGCATTCCGGTGACCGTGCGGATCGAGCGCGGCACCGAGATTCAGGCGGCGTGCGGACAGCTGCGTCTCGCGGACGGAAGCGGGCGCGCGTCGCGCTGGACACCGGCGGACCGCCTACCGGCGAACTCGCCGGCCACCGTGCGATCAAAGCCGGCGCGCCGCGCCATGCCCGCCGCCGGCGGCGCCCCTGCGCGCGGGAGAGAGGGCCGGGCGTGA
- a CDS encoding DUF3662 and FHA domain-containing protein, with the protein MSVFLRFERRVEALVEGLFTRWSRDRVHPVEIGRRVLREMEAGAMAGLRGALLPNDYRVFLNPKDFAPYESFAPALVGELAELLRDRAEELGARPAGPVHVSVEPREAIASGEIYVEARLSPDAQPSPAAPAGPDDARTGVPGSDTRIYRRERAATGARLRVLAGPAGTAGREFLLDRPVLTIGRRADQDIVIDDPSVSRTHARIHATEGEAAVEDVGSTNGTALNGRPIGRSRVPVHDGDRIQVGNVLLQYRRGA; encoded by the coding sequence GTGAGCGTGTTCCTGCGGTTCGAACGGCGGGTCGAGGCGCTCGTCGAGGGCCTGTTCACACGATGGTCGCGCGACCGGGTGCATCCGGTGGAGATCGGCCGGCGGGTGCTGCGCGAGATGGAGGCCGGCGCGATGGCCGGGCTGCGCGGGGCGCTGCTGCCGAACGATTACCGGGTGTTCCTCAACCCCAAAGACTTTGCGCCGTACGAATCGTTCGCGCCGGCGCTCGTCGGCGAGCTGGCCGAGCTCCTTCGCGACCGCGCCGAGGAGCTCGGTGCGCGCCCCGCCGGTCCGGTGCACGTGAGCGTCGAGCCGCGCGAGGCGATCGCGTCGGGGGAGATTTATGTGGAAGCGCGTCTGTCCCCGGATGCGCAGCCGTCGCCCGCCGCACCCGCGGGACCGGACGACGCCCGGACCGGCGTGCCGGGGTCGGACACCCGCATCTATCGCCGCGAGCGCGCGGCCACGGGCGCGCGGCTGCGTGTGCTGGCGGGACCCGCCGGCACGGCCGGCCGCGAGTTTCTGCTCGACCGGCCGGTGCTCACGATCGGGCGGCGCGCCGACCAGGACATCGTCATCGACGATCCGAGCGTCAGCCGCACGCACGCGCGCATCCACGCGACGGAGGGCGAGGCCGCCGTCGAGGACGTGGGCAGTACCAACGGCACCGCGCTGAACGGCCGGCCCATAGGGCGCAGCCGCGTGCCGGTGCACGACGGCGACCGCATTCAGGTCGGCAACGTGCTGCTGCAGTACCGGAGGGGCGCATGA
- a CDS encoding PP2C family serine/threonine-protein phosphatase, translating into MSGFTSRGAGVSEIGRVRETNEDRILLRDRLARGAALYAIADGLGGHAAGGVASALAVETLVREVPALLERGLTPAEALALAVRRANADINAQAAGPERSGMATTCTAALVAGQAVVLAHVGDSRAYLMRGAEIRQLTVDHSVVAELVRHGTLSPAAAGGHAQRHVLTRALGTAPEVQVDVLAVPLRARDALLLVSDGVHSAVTPDEMADIIRTTRDGSEACRIVVGLANARGGTDNASVVLVRVRPKWLDRAGRVASAAALAAFLAAGVVTYRVEHAYFLGVSGDRVAVMRGIPLRILGVPLFAVVRSTGVPVTRIAPAYRPQLLQGIPARDPADADMLLQDLLHRP; encoded by the coding sequence ATGAGCGGATTCACCTCGCGGGGCGCAGGCGTCAGCGAGATCGGCCGCGTTCGGGAGACCAACGAGGACCGCATTCTGCTTCGCGACCGCCTCGCGCGGGGAGCCGCGCTGTACGCGATCGCCGACGGGCTGGGCGGACACGCGGCCGGCGGCGTCGCGAGTGCGCTCGCGGTCGAGACGCTTGTGCGCGAGGTGCCGGCGCTCCTCGAGCGCGGGCTCACGCCGGCGGAGGCGCTGGCGCTGGCCGTGCGGCGCGCCAACGCCGACATCAACGCGCAGGCGGCCGGGCCCGAGCGGTCCGGCATGGCGACGACGTGTACGGCGGCGCTGGTCGCGGGCCAGGCGGTTGTCTTGGCGCACGTCGGCGACAGCCGCGCCTATCTGATGCGGGGCGCCGAGATCCGGCAGCTGACGGTCGACCACTCGGTTGTCGCGGAGCTCGTCCGGCACGGCACGCTCTCGCCCGCCGCGGCCGGCGGACACGCGCAGCGCCACGTGCTCACGCGCGCGCTCGGAACCGCGCCCGAAGTCCAAGTCGACGTGCTGGCCGTGCCGCTGCGGGCCCGCGATGCGCTGCTCCTCGTCAGCGACGGCGTGCACAGCGCGGTGACCCCCGACGAGATGGCCGACATCATCCGCACGACACGGGACGGGAGCGAAGCCTGCCGGATAGTCGTCGGCCTGGCCAACGCGCGCGGCGGCACCGACAACGCGTCCGTGGTCCTGGTGCGGGTCCGGCCGAAGTGGCTCGACCGCGCGGGCCGGGTCGCGAGCGCCGCGGCCCTCGCCGCGTTCCTGGCCGCCGGCGTGGTCACGTACCGCGTCGAACACGCCTACTTCCTCGGCGTCAGCGGCGATCGCGTCGCCGTGATGCGCGGGATCCCGCTCCGGATCCTCGGCGTGCCGCTGTTCGCGGTCGTGCGGAGCACCGGCGTGCCGGTGACCCGGATCGCCCCCGCCTACCGTCCGCAGCTGCTGCAGGGGATTCCCGCGCGCGATCCCGCCGACGCGGACATGCTCCTGCAGGACCTGCTGCACCGGCCGTGA
- a CDS encoding FHA domain-containing protein, with translation MTATPTLLIVVLRYAFLLALVLFVIRVLRVVVADMESRAAWPASRAVLVVEAPETSRGREFLVAGEATVGRAPGCAIVLSGDYVSAHHARLFERDGRVWVEDLGSTNGTQLNGRRVRRPVAMRAGDRLKIGDVVLGLRLEAASEAVGAGTGAWSPSAGGRG, from the coding sequence ATGACCGCGACGCCGACGCTCCTGATCGTCGTGCTCCGGTACGCGTTCCTGCTGGCGCTCGTTCTCTTCGTGATCCGGGTGCTGCGCGTCGTCGTGGCGGACATGGAGTCGCGGGCCGCGTGGCCGGCATCGCGCGCCGTGCTGGTGGTGGAGGCGCCGGAGACGTCTCGCGGGCGGGAGTTCCTCGTCGCGGGGGAGGCCACGGTCGGCCGCGCGCCGGGCTGCGCGATCGTGCTGAGCGGCGACTACGTGTCGGCGCATCACGCCCGCCTGTTCGAGCGCGACGGCCGCGTGTGGGTCGAGGATCTCGGCAGCACGAACGGAACCCAGCTCAACGGGCGGCGCGTGCGCCGCCCCGTCGCGATGCGCGCCGGCGACCGGCTGAAGATCGGCGACGTCGTGCTCGGCCTCCGGCTCGAGGCGGCATCGGAGGCGGTGGGGGCGGGGACCGGGGCCTGGAGCCCGAGCGCCGGAGGACGCGGATGA
- a CDS encoding penicillin-binding transpeptidase domain-containing protein, which yields MVGRTRNVGRLLAGLFAVLLVYLAFVQVIWGPQLAASPQNPRLALAAERIHWGRILDRRLTVLADSVGTGPSQVRRYPQGTSFAHVLGYRSRRYGLTGIERRADLALLGLPVTDPWQALQEAFGRTPEGNDVVLTLDAAVQQAAVRALGNVRGAVVVLDPRTGAVLALVSRPGFDPATVDAQWAALSRDLSAPLYDRATQGQYPPGSSFKTVTLTAALGSGRVRLSDPVNCPEAIDVGGALIHNFEHEQFGQISVLQAFVASCNTAFVQIGQRTGAQPIVAAARAFGLGQPVRFDLPASSGYVPPLRDLGARGLAQIAFGQGSLLVTPLQMALVAAAVGNGGTMMSPFLVSQIRAPDGRIRQTFAQRGSRDVMAASLAGELAQAMVQVVQSGTGTAAQLPGVRVAGKTGTAENPHGNTHAWFIAFAPADRPVVALSVIVENGGVGGQVAAPIARQVLAAALQVQSAAGGRP from the coding sequence ATGGTCGGACGCACCCGTAACGTCGGCCGGCTGCTCGCGGGGCTGTTCGCCGTGCTCCTCGTCTATCTCGCGTTCGTCCAGGTGATCTGGGGGCCGCAGCTGGCCGCGTCGCCCCAGAACCCGCGCCTGGCGCTCGCCGCGGAGCGGATCCACTGGGGGCGGATCCTCGACCGGCGGCTCACCGTCCTGGCCGATTCGGTGGGGACCGGACCGTCGCAGGTCCGGCGGTATCCGCAGGGGACGTCGTTCGCGCACGTATTGGGCTATCGCAGCCGCCGGTACGGGCTCACCGGGATCGAGCGCCGCGCGGATCTCGCGCTGCTCGGACTGCCGGTCACCGATCCGTGGCAGGCGCTCCAGGAGGCGTTCGGCCGGACCCCCGAGGGCAACGACGTCGTGCTCACCCTCGACGCCGCGGTGCAGCAGGCCGCGGTGCGCGCCCTCGGCAACGTCCGCGGCGCGGTCGTCGTGCTCGACCCGCGGACGGGCGCGGTGCTCGCGCTGGTGAGCCGCCCGGGCTTCGATCCGGCCACGGTCGACGCGCAGTGGGCCGCGCTCTCGCGCGACCTGTCGGCGCCGCTGTACGATCGGGCGACGCAGGGCCAGTACCCGCCGGGCTCGTCGTTCAAGACGGTGACGCTCACGGCGGCGCTCGGCAGCGGCCGGGTGCGTCTCTCCGACCCGGTGAACTGCCCCGAGGCGATCGACGTCGGCGGCGCTTTGATCCATAACTTCGAGCACGAGCAGTTTGGACAGATCTCGGTGCTGCAGGCGTTCGTCGCCTCCTGCAACACCGCGTTCGTCCAGATCGGACAGCGCACGGGCGCGCAGCCCATCGTCGCCGCGGCGCGCGCGTTCGGACTCGGCCAGCCGGTGCGGTTCGACCTGCCTGCGTCGAGCGGCTACGTGCCGCCGCTGCGCGACCTCGGCGCCCGCGGCCTGGCCCAGATCGCGTTCGGGCAGGGCAGCCTGCTCGTCACGCCGCTTCAGATGGCGCTCGTCGCCGCGGCCGTCGGCAACGGCGGGACGATGATGAGTCCGTTTCTCGTCTCGCAGATCCGCGCCCCGGACGGCCGCATCCGGCAGACGTTTGCGCAGCGCGGCAGCCGCGACGTGATGGCCGCCTCGCTTGCCGGCGAGCTCGCGCAGGCGATGGTGCAGGTGGTCCAGAGCGGAACCGGGACCGCCGCGCAGCTGCCCGGGGTGAGGGTGGCGGGCAAGACCGGCACCGCCGAAAATCCGCACGGGAACACCCACGCCTGGTTCATCGCCTTCGCCCCCGCCGACCGGCCGGTGGTGGCGCTGTCCGTGATCGTGGAGAACGGGGGCGTCGGCGGCCAGGTGGCGGCGCCGATCGCGCGGCAGGTGCTGGCGGCCGCCCTGCAGGTCCAGAGCGCCGCGGGGGGGCGCCCGTGA
- the def gene encoding peptide deformylase, with amino-acid sequence MTDERASARALEIVTVDSPRAGILRRRAQPVRGVTREVRTLIDQMFETLRHARGVGLAAPQVGVGRRVIVIEVEDRRLALVDPEVLKQEGEVTGTEACLSIPGLLGDVPRSARVAVRARNRRNRYITVDAQGLLARVLQHEIDHLDGVLFTDRVRDPKTLRPAGGEATEVAPESAASAADIHVSGDAVPDDPRPASMKSKP; translated from the coding sequence ATGACGGACGAACGCGCCTCCGCGCGCGCCCTCGAGATCGTGACCGTGGACAGTCCGCGCGCCGGGATCCTGCGCCGGCGGGCGCAGCCGGTCCGGGGCGTCACGCGGGAGGTCCGCACGCTCATCGACCAGATGTTTGAAACGCTCCGGCACGCCAGGGGCGTGGGGCTGGCGGCACCGCAGGTGGGGGTCGGACGGCGCGTGATAGTCATCGAGGTCGAGGATCGCCGTCTCGCGCTCGTGGACCCCGAGGTGCTGAAGCAGGAAGGCGAGGTCACCGGCACCGAGGCGTGCCTCAGCATTCCCGGACTGCTCGGCGACGTGCCGCGGTCCGCCCGCGTCGCCGTCCGGGCCCGCAACCGCCGCAACCGCTACATCACGGTCGACGCGCAGGGCCTGCTCGCGCGCGTGCTCCAGCACGAGATCGACCATCTCGACGGAGTGCTGTTCACCGACCGCGTGCGCGATCCGAAGACGCTGCGGCCGGCGGGCGGGGAAGCGACGGAGGTCGCGCCGGAGAGCGCGGCCTCGGCGGCCGACATCCACGTCTCCGGCGACGCGGTGCCGGACGACCCGCGTCCGGCCAGCATGAAATCAAAGCCGTGA